In a single window of the Chiloscyllium punctatum isolate Juve2018m chromosome 25, sChiPun1.3, whole genome shotgun sequence genome:
- the uprt gene encoding uracil phosphoribosyltransferase homolog: protein MRREGQRLSMEADFPAASIMPCPNNPQQLSSEQSPSLAKRVRFAASPEHENIGHQLKLLPMNDQIRELQTIIRDKTTSRGDFVFCADRLIRLVVEEGLNQLPYTECTVTTPTGYKYDGVKFEKGNCGVSIMRSGEAMEQGLRDCCRSIRIGKILIQSDEDTQKAKVYYAKFPPDIYRRKVLLMYPILSTGNTVIEAVKVLIEHGVQPNHIILLSLFSTPHGAKSIIEEFPDITILATEVHPIAPTHFGQKYFGTD, encoded by the exons ATGAGAAGGGAAGGTCAGCGCCTGTCTATGGAAGCTGACTTTCCTGCAGCCAGCATCATGCCGTGCCCGAACAACCCGCAGCAGCTCAGCTCCGAGCAGAGCCCCTCGCTCGCCAAGAGAGTCAGATTCGCAGCCAGCCCGGAGCACGAAAACATCGGGCACCAGCTCAAACTGCTGCCCATGAACGACCAGATCCGAGAGCTGCAGACCATCATCAGGGACAA AACAACTAGCAGAGGAGACTTTGTATTTTGTGCTGATCGCTTG ATCAGACTAGTGGTCGAAGAAGGACTGAACCAGCTTCCATACACTGAATGTACAGTCACAACTCCTACAG GCTATAAGTATGATGGAGTGAAGTTTGAGAAGGGAAACTGTGGTGTTAGTATTATGAGAAGTG gtgaagcaatggaGCAAGGTTTGCGAGATTGTTGCCGATCAATACGAATCGGAAAAATCCTAATACAAAGTGATGAAGACACCCAAAAGGCAAAGGTGTACTATGCTAAGTTCCCACCTGACATCTACCGCAGGAAAGTGCTTCTCATGTACCCAATATTGA GTACAGGCAACACAGTTATTGAAGCTGTGAAGGTTCTGATTGAGCATGGAGTGCAGCCAAACCATATAATCTTACTCAGTCTTTTTTCAACACCACATG GTGCAAAATCTATTATTGAAGAATTCCCCGATATCACAATTTTAGCAACAGAAGTACATCCAATCGCACCCACACATTTTGGACAGAAATATTTTGGTACGGACTGA